The window CTTTTCGCTTTTTATTGAAGAAATTAAAATTTTCTGCCCCGCTATTATTGTTAGTTCTACAATTATCATGAAGGAAGGATATATGATTATCCATTCAATAGGCAAGGAGCGGATGAATTCAATCATGGAATAGATAAAAATTAATGGAATAAGCAAGATTGATAGTATAAAAAATTTTAAATATTTTTTTCTGTAGGTTATATATATTTTTATAGCGAAGGATATAATGATTAAGGAAAGAAAAAGATTTAGAATATTTAGAAAAATAATCATATTTTAAGCCCCCTCCATGTAAAATAAATTTTTATTACAGCATAAAGAAGAATAAATAGGGCAATAGATATGAGGGAATAGGAAAGCAATCTTATCTCATATATGTCCCCACCAACAAAAATCCATGGGAGAAGAAAGAAAATATAGGCAATGAGGAGAATTATGCATGCTATAAAAATTAAATTTCCAACTCTTATTTTAATCAGTTTCATTATTTTGATGAAATAATTATAGGAAAAAATGGGCAATATAAGGGAAATTAAAGTTATAGCTCCAATTATTAATTGAAACATAATAAAAAAAAAGAAAGAGGTTTAAAAAATTAGCTATATCCTCCTATTTTCAGTGTGGGGTCGCCAAGCAAAACCCATTCCTGCACTGTTTTGCAGTCAATCTCATCTTTCATAACAGGGAAATTTGCAACATAGTTTGCAATTGCTGTTGAATGAATTTCTCCAAGAATTCTTTTATTTTCCTGTCCATAAAGCCTGAAAAATTCTATGTCAATCCATCCTCCAAGCCCCTGTATGCAATCAGGTATTCCATCCTTGTTCCCATCGCCCACATATCCATAGCCAAGCCCAGTGCAACCAATGCTTGCTATTGCCCCCCCATCTATTTTTCTTACAATCCATTCTCCAAAGCATCCAGGGCTCCACTCAGATTTATAATATGTCTCGTAAAGCTGTTTAATCTTCAGCAAATTGAACACACTTACATTGAACTGGCTGTTGTGGCAACCACCAATAACACAAACTGGATACATATCCTTGTTAGAAAACATCGGGAACTGGGTAACATCTATTCCAATCCATGTGCTTTCATCATGCGGCGGGTGCGTCGCCCAGCTCATCGGGTTGCCGTGCCCTTCAAAGTTCAAAAAGCCACATCCACCGCTCACCGCATTTATTATATCGTTTGCGTCTTGAAGTGTTCCTGTTGATGTGTATAACTTTATTCCTTCATATCCTGCCATGTATTCAAGTGCCTTTTCTGTGCTTACTTCGCCATCAAAATATGGGTCGCCCTCTGCTGGAAATGTATCACCCGCAACAACTACCATCTTTTTGAACCAATCCTTGCTTGCCTGATTTTCAGATTCATATTTAATTATTTTGTCAATTACAACTTTTAGCTCAATTTTGCTTCTGCATGCAAGCCTTCCAATATAAACATCTGGCACCAAATCAAGTTTATCCTTTTTCATTCCCTTCCATTCAGCAAATATTCCATTTCCATTGCTGTCCCAGTCCTCAAAAACAATGCTTCCATTTTCATATTTATAAATATCAGCAAAATATAAATCACTTAAATAGCCAGTTTCCCATCCAGAGCGATCGTCTAAATTTGTATATCTTACTGGCATTAGCCATCTCTCATTGAAAATTCCTCCTTGCCTACCTCCTACAAGCATAACATATTTTATTCCCCATTCCTCAATTGCATTTTTAATGAAATATTTCACTTTTTCAGCATCATCCCTGCCATTGCAGGGGAAATATTTTCCGCTGTAAATTTCATTCAGCCCCACTGCTATTGTTTTTATTCCCTTGCTTTCCTTATGCTGCTTCAATGTTTCAAGCTCGCTCAGCCATGCATCTGGTGAAATTATTAGGAAATCATAAGTGGATGTTTCTGCATGCAGGGGATTTTCTTCATGATATATTTTTAAGTTTATCCTGTCGGTATATGTTATTGAATTTTCCTTAAAATCATATATATATGGCTGTAAGAAAACTGAAAGAATTATGCACCTCTGCCCATTATAAATGCCAGCGAGTAAGCTATAATCAACAAAACTTTCTGGAAATCTTTCCTCGCTGTATATTTCTCCTTCCTCAATTAGAATTTTTCCTGTTGTAAAAACTTTTGTAAAGAAAGGATATGGCTTTACTTTATTTTCAATTTTTATTTTATTTATTTTTCCAGCGGAAAACTCAACATTTATTTTTGTTCCAATTGGAAAAGTAAGTATTTCTGTTTTGTATGGTAAAACAGGATAGCCCTCCATCATAAATGAATTCATGCCATTTGCAGAAACTATCATGTAATTTCCATCCTCTGAAATTTCTGGCTCGGAGAAATAAAATGTTTTCTCTATTGCATTAGAAGTTTTTGTCTGCACATCTCTATATCCAGCAAGGGATGCGCTTATCAAAAAAAGCCCAAATATTGCCAATGCAACTATCTTTCTCATGTTTAGGAATGGATAAATAATATTAAAAATTAACGCTTGCAAATGCTTTTCAATGGGCATTCATTGCATTTTGGTTTTCTTGAACTGCATGTATATTTTGCCATCAGCCAGAAAAGAGCAACAACTTCTTCTTTATTTTCAATTTTTTCCCAAGGAAAAATACTGCTCAACCTTTCCTGTATTTCTTTATAGCCAGCTTTTTCATCAACGAGCTTAAGCCTTGTTGCTATCCTTCTCATGTGTGTATCAATTACAAATGCATTTTCATATCCATGTATTGAGGAAACTACAACATCCGTCGTTTTTTCTCCCACACCAGGTATTTTAAGAAGCTCTTCCCTCAATTTTTCCTTCATAAGATTATAAACCCATCCCATATTTCCATTCCATTCCCTGCATATATAGCTCGCTGCCTCCCTTATCCTTCCCGCCTTCACCTTGTGCAGGCCACCGCACTTTATCGCAACCGCAATCTCATCTTTTCCTGCATTTGCCAGGGTGAAGGGAGTAATATCAAATTTTTTGCTTAAGCTTATAAATGCTCTTCTTGTATTTTCTGAAGACGTGTTCTGTGAGAGAATTGTAAAAATTAGAAGCTTGAATGCATCTCTTTTTATCTCCTCATAATTTATATCATCCTTCCACCAGTATTTCTTATATTTTTCCAATTCCTTTAAAATATCATCTGTTAGTTTCATTTTCTTGAAACTGAAATAAGATATGCAATTAATGCTTCAAGCTGAATTCTTTCATTGCTTCCTTCCACAATTCTGAATTCTATTTCTCCAATTCTATCAACTATTTCTGCTTTCAATCTCTCGTTTATTGGAAGATCAAAAACTGCGGAATGCAATCCCTTTATTATATCCTCACCCGATAAACCATCCTCGATTAGCATTTTATCGAGCTTCTCTCTTGCCATCAAAAAATCTTTTTTAATAAGAGCAATTTCCAAAAGTTCGCGGGCATTTTCGGGTCTTAAAGCAGATGTAACCTTGTATATATCATCTGCACCTATTTCCCCTGATATGTTTGAAGCAACCTGTAGAACATTTATTGCTTTCCTCATATCTCCATTTGCAACATATATAAGTGATGCCATTCCATCTGGTTTAATTTTAATTCCTTCTTTTTCCGCTATTCTTCTCACATATTTTTCCATATCCTCCGCCTTTATGGTTGAAAATCTGAAAACGACACATCTTGATTGAATTGGTTCTATGATTTTGCTACTATAATTGCATGAAAGAATAAATCTACAAGTAGCTGTGTATCTCTCCATGATGCGGCGCAGGGCGGCCTGCGCATCGGGCGTGAGCGCATCTGCTTCATCGAGGAAAATTATCTTAAAGGGGGCGTCGCCGATTGGAGCGGTTCTTGCAAAGTTTTTTATTCTGTTTCTTACCACATCTAAACCACGCTCATCGCTTGCGTTGAGTTCTGCAAAGCTTTCCTTCCATTTCTCACCATACAATTCTTTTGCTATTGCAATTGCACATGTTGTTTTTCCTGTTCCCGCGGGGCCAGCAAAAAGCAGATGAGGGATACTGCCAGTTGCTACATAAGCTTTTAAGCTTTTTACAACATTTTCCTGCCCCACTATTTCATCAAGCTTGCTTGGTCTGTATTTTTCTGTCCATATCATATTACCGCCCTCTTTTTTGATTCAATTGTTGCTTCTTTATCCAATCTGCTATCAATTCTTAAATCAATGTGTATTCTTCTCGCTCCCATTTCAACAATTGCTTCATATGCTTTTTTAATTGCGGAAAATAGCTCTTCAAGATTTTTTGCTTCTATTGTTGTTGCCATTGCACCAGTTTCATGTTTTAGCCCACTTTTTTCTATTTCTTCTATTGCTCTCCTGACATATTTGCTCACTGAAACACCTTCAGATGTTGGAAATATTGCAAATTCTGCAATAATCATCTATTTTAATGCAGGAAAAGTTTAAAAACTTTGATGTGCGAAATTCGTAAAAATAAAAAAGAAAAATTTATATAAAGAAGATGCATTCCCTCTCACTTCCGCAAGGTTTATATATATATAAGATATTACTATTTATCAAAAAGGAGGCAGATAAAAATGAAAAGAAAATATATAATATGCGGGCTTGTTTTGTTTGGGTTAGTGATGGGAATAGTTGCAAATCCAGTAAATGCTCAGAGCATTGAAACAATAGAAGTTGGCGGTCTTTTTGCAACAAATGCAAATGCAATAGCAACATGTGAAAAGTTTAATAGCGGGGAAGGAAGCTGGAAAGTAAATGGCTCAACCGCTCCAGGAAAATTTGAAACATACATATATTGGTATGACGGAGCGGGTGGCTTACCAGATGTTACGCATAACTTGGGAGTTTTTACAATAGATGATATACAGAGCATTTCATATTATACAAATAAGCCATTGCCAACCGATGGAAGCAATCCACATAATTTCTATCTTGTAATTTACACCCTGCCAGATGGTAGCGATGATTATGGATGGTATGGATATGCCCTACATGCTGAGCCATATTTCTCAGAAAATCTCAGCGCCCCAGCAGATACATGGGTTAAATGGAGCACAGATGATGGAGCAAATAAATTAACATTCTGCGATCACTGGAAAAGCGGTACATATGGCTTTTATGGAGAACCAACTTTGCAGAGAATACAGGAAGGAATAATAAACTGGGGGCAAAATTATAGCCATGGATTTGATCAAGATATAGATTATGGATTGGAAACAGTTAAGGCAATTTCATTCCAAACCGCTTCTGGATGGTATCAACTCTTTGATGGATATATTGATACAATTACAATAACATTGAAGAATGGAACATCCCTGACAATAGATTTAGAAAATAAGGTATGGATAGATGATGATTATAATAGCTCAACATTTGGTTATGGATATGATCACTTCAACACAATTCAACAGGGTATAAATGCTGTTGGAGAAGGAGGAAAGGTAATTGTTCATGATGGAACATATAAAGAAAACATTGTAATAAATAAAGAAATTTCATTGGTTGGAGACCCAGTTATAGATGCTCAAGGCGGGATAGGAATAAGCATAGAAGCAAACAATACCCTTGTTGAAAATTTCACAATATACAATGGCACAACTGGGATTAGGGTTTATAATAGCTCATTTACAGTTCAAGATGTAATAATAAATAATTGCACAATTTATAATTTTACAGATAACGGAATTTCCTTTGAGAATGTTATAAATAGCTGGGTTAATAATACTCAAGTTAATAGTAGCTCCCGTGGTATCTATCTTTATTCCTCCTCCCACAATAACATAACAGATTGCATTGTACATCACAACACCGGCAATGGCATTTACATCAATCACACATCAAGCAACAACACTATAACAAATTGCAGTGCTTATAACAATAGCGTTGGTATTCATGTGAAGTGGTCGCATGATAACAAAATAATAAATTGCACTGTTTATAATAGCAGCGGGCACGGCATTTTTTTAGAAGATACTTCCTTAAATACTAATGTAATAAATTGTGAATCTCATCACAATGTAGATAGCGGAATAGCAATTGCTTACGCTCCAACTAATGTAATAAATTGCAGTTTTTATAACAATAGGCTAGGTATCAATCTTTGGCATGGCTCAGGCAATAACATCACAAATTGCAGTGCTTATGAGAATACTCAAGCAGGTATCGCTCTTACTACGAGTTCATCAAGCAATAACATAACAAATTGCAGTGCTTACAATAATTATTATGGTATCTGGCTCGATTCCTCTTCAAACAACAACATAACAAATTGCATTGTATATGAGAATACTCAACATGGCATTTATCTTTATTCCTCTCATTATGTTAACTTAATAGGATGTGAGGTGTATGAGAACATCGCAGGAATCTATCTCAATGTATCACATTTAGCAAATGTAACTTCCTGTGATGTTCACAATAACAATGAGAAAGGTATTGTTCTAGAATCTTCCAACTACAGCAACATTTCCTATTGCAATTTTTCAGCAAATCAGCAGTGGGATTTATATGTATTTTCATCGACTGAGAATGAATTTTATTTCAATCAATTCTCTTCTTATCCAACAAATGCAAGCATTCTTTCCTATAGTGGTGATTTTTCTGTTAAAGGAGTTGAAAGCCCACCAGATGATCCAAGCGGATGGGAAAATATAGGTAAATATCTGAATGTAAGCTTAATCTCTGGTAGCCCATGGGTTAATTTATCAATTTACTATGAAGATGAAACAAATGAAGATAAGTTTGAAATGCTTAAATATAATGAAAATAGCGGAGAATGGGAAAGAGATGAATGGTATGAAAGCAAAGGAATAGACACGACAAATAATTATGTATGGGCAAATATAACTTCATTTAGCATTTTTGCTCCAATGCAAGATATAACTCCTCCAACTACAACAAAAGAAATAGGAGAGCCAAAATATGATGAATGGCTAACCTCTCAAACTCCAATATGGCTAAATGCAACTGATGAGGGCTCAGGAGTAAATATAACCCTCTATAGAATATATTGCGACACCGGAGATGGCGCAAGGTGGCATCCAAATAGCTATAGCGATGCTTATTGCGGAAATGAAAATATAACAGCAATAGATGGAGTATATTGGTATATCTATTATGCCTGGAATGTTAGCTTTGGACCAATTTACTTCCATGAAGAATGCGAGCATATTATAGAATATGCCAGCATCGATAACTTCGGAAACGAAGAAGAAATTCATAATCAAACCCATTATGTTGATAACACTCCTCCAACAATTACAAAGGAATTTGAAGGACCAACATATAATAATCATATAACAAGCGATACAACCATTTGGGTAAATTCAACAGATGATGATGCTGGCCTATGTCCAGTTGGCTCAGTGCATTTGCATGTAGAAGTATATAATGCATCTGGTGAAACTCCAGTAAAAATCCTTGATGAATGGCATAATGTTACAAGTGGAACAGCAACAATTTCATTTAATATTCCTGAAGAATGCGAGCACTGGATAAACATAACATCAATAGATGATTTAGGAAATACTGCATATCACAATCAAACAGTATATGTTGATAACACTCCTCCAACAATTACAAAGGAATTTGAAGAAATAATAATATTTGAAGAATACTTTGAGGGAGCATTCCCACCAGCAGGCTGGACAGTAATAGAAAATGCTGATGCGGGCGGAAGATGGAGGAGAAATGATGAATGGGGCAGGCCAAACTATGCGGGAGGATATGGTTATTGTGCTGATGCAGATAGCGATGCATTTGGCCCAGATAAGACAATGGATACTGAACTCCGAACACCTCAAATTAGCTTAGTTGGCTATGATTCAGCAACATTGAAATTTATGGCAGCGTATCGTCACTTTGGAAATGATTATGCTGATGTTGATATAAGCATAAATGGTGGAGCAAGCTGGATTAATTTATTACACTGGGTTACAAGTCATTCTCCATGCGAGCTTGTAACAATTGATTTAACACCATATATTGGAAATAATGTGATAATAAGATGGCATTACGGAAATGCCTATTGGGGTTTGTGGTATGAAATAGATAATGTAACAGTTACAGGAATGGTAAAGCAATGGATAACAAGCGATACAATTATTTATGTAAATTCAACAGATGATGGCTTATGTCCAGTTGGTTCAGTGCATTTGCATGTAGAGGTATATAATGCAACTACTGGCCAGAAGATATATGATGAATGGAGCAATATTACTGGAGATAGAATTGAAATTAATGAAGGATTTGAAACAAGCGTTCCACCTCCTGGCTGGACAGAAGTAGATGTATATGGAACACAAGGAGATTGGGATCAAATATCAGTCGGCCAGCATCCATCTGGTGTTTCGCCGCATAGTGGAAACTATATGGCAAGGTTCAATTCATGGAGTGCATCTGCTGGCTGTTCAACAAGATTATATACCCCGCAAATTGACTTTACATCTTCTCCAAATGTTGCTCTCTCCTTCTGGATGTATCATGATACTGGCCTTCCAGGAAGTCCTGATAGAGTAGTTATTCAATATTCATTGGATGGAACATCATGGAATGATATAGCAACATTTAATAGATACGATGGTTCAACTGGATGGAAACAGCATACTGTTGATTTATCTTCATATGTAGGAGGGCAGAATGCATACATTGGCTTCCTTGGAGTAAGCGATTATGGAAATGATATTCATTTAGATGATATTGAAATTGTAGGGGGTGATATTGTTGCAACAATTTCATTTACAATTGATGAAGAATGCGAGCACTGGATAAATATAACATCAATAGATGATTTAGGAAATACTGCATATCACAATCAAACAGTATATGTTGATAACACTCCACCAGTTGCTGATGTTGATGAAATTATTCCAT of the Thermoplasmatales archaeon genome contains:
- a CDS encoding replication factor C small subunit, whose translation is MIWTEKYRPSKLDEIVGQENVVKSLKAYVATGSIPHLLFAGPAGTGKTTCAIAIAKELYGEKWKESFAELNASDERGLDVVRNRIKNFARTAPIGDAPFKIIFLDEADALTPDAQAALRRIMERYTATCRFILSCNYSSKIIEPIQSRCVVFRFSTIKAEDMEKYVRRIAEKEGIKIKPDGMASLIYVANGDMRKAINVLQVASNISGEIGADDIYKVTSALRPENARELLEIALIKKDFLMAREKLDKMLIEDGLSGEDIIKGLHSAVFDLPINERLKAEIVDRIGEIEFRIVEGSNERIQLEALIAYLISVSRK
- a CDS encoding MTH1187 family thiamine-binding protein, producing MIIAEFAIFPTSEGVSVSKYVRRAIEEIEKSGLKHETGAMATTIEAKNLEELFSAIKKAYEAIVEMGARRIHIDLRIDSRLDKEATIESKKRAVI
- a CDS encoding right-handed parallel beta-helix repeat-containing protein encodes the protein MKRKYIICGLVLFGLVMGIVANPVNAQSIETIEVGGLFATNANAIATCEKFNSGEGSWKVNGSTAPGKFETYIYWYDGAGGLPDVTHNLGVFTIDDIQSISYYTNKPLPTDGSNPHNFYLVIYTLPDGSDDYGWYGYALHAEPYFSENLSAPADTWVKWSTDDGANKLTFCDHWKSGTYGFYGEPTLQRIQEGIINWGQNYSHGFDQDIDYGLETVKAISFQTASGWYQLFDGYIDTITITLKNGTSLTIDLENKVWIDDDYNSSTFGYGYDHFNTIQQGINAVGEGGKVIVHDGTYKENIVINKEISLVGDPVIDAQGGIGISIEANNTLVENFTIYNGTTGIRVYNSSFTVQDVIINNCTIYNFTDNGISFENVINSWVNNTQVNSSSRGIYLYSSSHNNITDCIVHHNTGNGIYINHTSSNNTITNCSAYNNSVGIHVKWSHDNKIINCTVYNSSGHGIFLEDTSLNTNVINCESHHNVDSGIAIAYAPTNVINCSFYNNRLGINLWHGSGNNITNCSAYENTQAGIALTTSSSSNNITNCSAYNNYYGIWLDSSSNNNITNCIVYENTQHGIYLYSSHYVNLIGCEVYENIAGIYLNVSHLANVTSCDVHNNNEKGIVLESSNYSNISYCNFSANQQWDLYVFSSTENEFYFNQFSSYPTNASILSYSGDFSVKGVESPPDDPSGWENIGKYLNVSLISGSPWVNLSIYYEDETNEDKFEMLKYNENSGEWERDEWYESKGIDTTNNYVWANITSFSIFAPMQDITPPTTTKEIGEPKYDEWLTSQTPIWLNATDEGSGVNITLYRIYCDTGDGARWHPNSYSDAYCGNENITAIDGVYWYIYYAWNVSFGPIYFHEECEHIIEYASIDNFGNEEEIHNQTHYVDNTPPTITKEFEGPTYNNHITSDTTIWVNSTDDDAGLCPVGSVHLHVEVYNASGETPVKILDEWHNVTSGTATISFNIPEECEHWINITSIDDLGNTAYHNQTVYVDNTPPTITKEFEEIIIFEEYFEGAFPPAGWTVIENADAGGRWRRNDEWGRPNYAGGYGYCADADSDAFGPDKTMDTELRTPQISLVGYDSATLKFMAAYRHFGNDYADVDISINGGASWINLLHWVTSHSPCELVTIDLTPYIGNNVIIRWHYGNAYWGLWYEIDNVTVTGMVKQWITSDTIIYVNSTDDGLCPVGSVHLHVEVYNATTGQKIYDEWSNITGDRIEINEGFETSVPPPGWTEVDVYGTQGDWDQISVGQHPSGVSPHSGNYMARFNSWSASAGCSTRLYTPQIDFTSSPNVALSFWMYHDTGLPGSPDRVVIQYSLDGTSWNDIATFNRYDGSTGWKQHTVDLSSYVGGQNAYIGFLGVSDYGNDIHLDDIEIVGGDIVATISFTIDEECEHWINITSIDDLGNTAYHNQTVYVDNTPPVADVDEIIPYCQIVNETYPISINATANDFPDCAVGIASITLYYRFSRYNSTFGDWISLGTLNSEPWQWSFTAPDGSGYYQFYTVAYDFLGHHEPLP